A window from Heteronotia binoei isolate CCM8104 ecotype False Entrance Well chromosome 15, APGP_CSIRO_Hbin_v1, whole genome shotgun sequence encodes these proteins:
- the LOC132583592 gene encoding olfactory receptor 5AP2-like yields the protein MEEQQQIQPKINLSITTNFILLGFGDLQELQALLFSVFLGIYILAVAGNLIIFALIVTDVHLHTPMYFFLGNLSCLEICYISTILSRLLFSLLTGDKTISLHGCIMQYFFFGTLASAECYLLAVMSYDRYLAICKPLRYTSLMNGRICLGLITISWMSGLLSNTIITSLLLKLSFCGPNEIEHFFCDLAPMLKLSCTNTNLVELTVFILATMDTIPPFLLTLISYICIIINILQMKTTTFKQKAFSTCSSHLLVVTLFYGSLICVYLIPETNTLMGLHKTFSLFYTIFTPMLNPIIYSLRNKDVKVALYRTISKVVSVVPFP from the exons ATGGAAGAACAGCAG CAAATTCAACCGAAAATTAATCTATCAATCACCACAAACTTCATTCTACTTGGATTTGGTGATCTCCAAGAACTACAAGCCCTCCTTTTTTCGGTTTTCCTTGGAATCTATATACTTGCTGTGGCTGGAAATCTCATTATCTTTGCTCTGATTGTCACTGATGTGCACCTGCATACCCCCATGTATTTCTTTCTAGGGAACCTATCTTGCTTGGAGATCTGCTATATATCAACCATCCTTTCCAGATTGCTCTTCAGTCTGCTGACTGGGGATAAAACCATCTCTCTTCATGGCTGCATTATGCAATACTTCTTCTTTGGTACTTTGGCATCTGCAGAATGTTATCTTTTGGCTGTGATGTCATATGATCGTTATTTAGCCATATGCAAACCACTGAGATACACATCTCTCATGAATGGCAGGATCTGCCTTGGACTGATTACCATATCTTGGATGAGTGGTCTGCTAAGTAACACCATCATCACATCCCTGTTGTTGAAGCTGTCATTTTGTGGTCCCAATGAAATTGAACACTTCTTTTGTGACCTAGCCCCCATGTTAAAACTTTCATGCACAAAtaccaacctggtggaacttacAGTGTTCATTCTGGCCACCATGGACACCATACCTCCATTTCTCCTTACCCTGATCTCATACATATGTATTATCATCAACATCCTCCAAATGAAGACCACAACCTTCAAACAGAAGGCCTTCTCCACTTGTTCCTCCCATCTCCTTGTAGTGACACTTTTCTATGGGTCTCTAATTTGTGTCTATTTAATTCCTGAAACTAACACACTGATGGGGCTTCATAAAACCTTCTCCCTATTTTATACCATCTTTACACCCATGCTCAACCCCATTATATATAGTCTGAGAAATAAGGATGTAAAGGTAGCCTTGTATAGAACTATTAGCAAAGTTGTCAGTGTGGTCCCATTTCCTTAG